The window CGGCTTGGGCACGTAGTCGAAGGCAAACTCGCTGGCCTTGGTGGCCGCGTCGCCGTACCACGCTTTGAGCGTGCTGACCATGAACTTGCGGTAGTTGATGCCGAAGAAGTTCCATGAATGCGGGTCGGATCTCTTGGGTGCGCTCTGGGCGACGTAGTCGTCGAGGTTTTTCTGGCCCGGTGCGGGAATCTTCAGGTAGCCGGGCAGGATTTCCCACGAGATGGCGTGGTCGGTGTTGCCCTGGATGTTGGCGTGCCCGCGCTCGGCGTTCATGCCGCCGCCCGGCCGTCCCATGTTGCCCAGCAGCAGCTGCAGCACGGCGCCGGAGCGAATGAGCTGCCCGCCGGTCGTGTGGTGGGTCAGCCCGACCGCGTAGACGATCGTCATCACCTTGTCGGGCTTGCCCATCTGGCCGACCAGGCCGGCCACCTTCTCGAACTGGTCGACCGGGATGCCGGTGATGCTCGACACCATCGCCGGCGTGTAGCGGGAGTAGTGCGCTTTCATCAGCTGGAAGACGGAGCGCGGGTCCTGCAGGGTCAGGTCCCGCTTCGCGTAGCCGCTGCCGTCCGTCTCGTAGCTCCAGCTCGCGATGTTGTAGGCGCGCTTGGCCGGGTCGTAGCCCGAGAAGAGGCCGTCCTTGAAGCCGAACCCGTCTTTGACGATGAATGACGCGTTCGTGTAGTTGCGCACGTACTCGTCGTGGAAGAGGTTGTTCTGCAGAACGTGGTTGATCAGCCCTCCGAAGTACGCCACGTCCGAGCCGGTGCGGATGCGGAGGTACATGTCCGCCACCGCCGAGGTGCGCGTGAAGCGCGGATCGGCGTGGATGATCCGGGCGCCGCGATCGAGCTTGGCCCGCATGAACCACTGGAACCCGACCGGGTGGGCTTCAGCGGGGTTGGCGCCGTTGATCAGGATGAGGTCGGTGTTCTTGATGTCGCGCCAGTGGTTGGTCATCGCTCCCCTTCCGAACGTGGCGGCCAAACTGACCACCGTCGGGCCGTGTCAAACCCTGGCCTGTTGTTCTAGGTGTACCAGTCCCAGGCCGCGCATCAGCTTGGTGGCGAAATAGCCCTCCTCCGAGCTGAACGCGGCTCCCCCGGCGAAGGCGATGCCCTCGCACCGGTTCACGGTGTTGCCGTTGCCGTCGGTGGTGACGAACGTGGCGTCCCGCGACGCCTTGATGTTCTGCGCGAGCCGGTCGAGCATGAAATCCCACGAGACGCTCTTCCAGCCGGTCGCGCCGGCGGCGCGGTACTGAGGCGACTCCACGCGACGAGGTGAAATCGCCAGTTGCATCGCGGTCGCTCCCTTCGGGCAGAGGCGTCCCTCGTTGACCGGGCTGTCGGGATCGCCCTCGATCTGGAGCAGCTGCACGCTGCCGTCGCTCTGCTGCCGGGTGTAGGCGACCAGCGAGCAGCCGACCGCGCAGTAAGGGCAGATGGAGTGCGACTCGCGAGCGCCGGCAATGCGCAGGCTCTGCTTGACCTTGGTCGACTCCGCCAGCGCGACGTCGAAACCGAGACCGGAGGCCACCAGGGCTCCGGCACCGGCGACCCCGACCTTGAGGACGTCCCGACGGGTGACGGTCGGCACGAAGCCAATCCTCCCAATCGCGAACGGGAAGCGAATCTGAACCTAGCTCACCGCCACGGCGCTGTCAAGCTCGCCTCACCGCGGCCCCGACGCGTCCGTGGATTTCAGCCGGTCGAGACCAGGAGGTCGGTTCGGTCGTCAGGTTCGGTGTTGCGCAGGAGGTCGACGATGCGCGGCTCCCACGACACGATGACGCCGGTCGCCCCAGCGGTCTCGTAGGCGGCCAGGGTCTTTCCCCATGCCTCCCGGTCGGGCGGGATCGGGATCTCGACCCACACCTCCCCGCCGCCCGGATCGGCCCTCAGGCCTTCGGGCGGCGAGCCGGGCTGGATGATTCCGTTCGCGATGCTCCGCAGCCCATCGCGAGCCGGTCCGTGTGGTGAGGCGATGAGGATCGGTGGCCCCTCGGGCCGGGCACCGCGCGCCAGGCGGACGGAGGGCAACTGGTAGAACCGTCCATCGAACCGCTCGCCGGAGCCCGAGCACAGCAGCTTCAACACCTGAAGGAACTCCTCCAGCCGGCCGCCGCTCTCCTCCAGGCCAAAACCCAGGACCAGCCGGTTGCCGCTGAGCTGGTCGAAGGCGATCACCGTGGCCGCAAAGAGCGCCGGCGGCCACGCCGCCACCGACGGGAAGGCAATCCCCAACCTGACGCGACGGGTCACCGCGGCCATCGCCGCCGCCAAGACCCAGGGTTGGAGCTGGGGCTCGACGTGGCTGCCGGCGCCAGGCTGCACCGCGGTGTCATGCAGCCAGATCGTGTCGGCCCCTCCAGCCTCGAGGGCGGTGACGTCCGCCAGGTATTCGCCAGGCCGGCCGATGGTGGCGGGTAGCTTGACGCCCACCCTGAGCACGCACCCACTGTAGCTCCGCCGGCGGCCGGCGCCGCGCCTCCGGTCTTAGTCTTTACGCATCAAATCGATGGACCGCAAGCCCGCCGCGGACTGTAATCTGCCGTTGCAGTGGCAGGCGCTGCCGTCAGGCCACGACGGCGAGCCCGGTTCGCCAGCGCGTTGTGGGCCGCGGCGCTCGCGGCCGCCGTGCTGGTGTGCGCCGGCAGCCCCGGGCCGGGGGCCGGGAGCGGCGACTTAGTGGCGCCGCGGCTCGATCCCGTCGACGTGCTGGTCTTCGCCCCCCACCCCGACGACGAGGTCATCGGCGCCGGCGGCGTGATCCAGCAGGCGCTCGCCGCCGGGCGGCGCGTCCGGATCGTCTTCGCCACCAACGGCGATGGCTACCCGCGCGCGGCTTCCGCGCTGTTCAGGAAGGACCTGATGGCCCTCCGCCATGACGATTACGACCGGCTGGGGGCCGCCCGCCAGCGCGAGGCGGTGGCGGCAGACGGCGCGCTCGGCCTAGGCCCGCGGAGCCTGGTCTTTCTGGGCTATCCGGACGGTGTGCTGGCGGACGTCTACGCCGGCGCCGATGGCGCCCCTGTCAAGTCACCGACCACTGGCCGCACATCGACGTATGGACCCGCGCTGACCGACTTCCACACGCTAAGCCACGGACGCCCCGCGCCCTACACCTCCGCGGCGGCCCTGGCCGACGTCGAACAGGTGCTGCGGGAGTCGGAGCCGGCGCTGGTCTACGTCAGCGATGGGGCCGATGAGCACCCGGACCACCGGGCCACGTACGACCTCGTCAGGGACGCCGTCGCCGCGACCGGCTACACCGGGGAGCTGCTCACCTACCTCGTGCACGGGGGGCAGGAGTGGCCCTGGCCTGAAGGCCCCACGCCAGGTTTGCCGTTTGAGGTGCACACAACACGCGGCGACGGCCATCCGGCCGGCGTCGCCTGGCCGCCTTCCCTCCGGGTCCCGATCACGGCCGGCGAGAACGCGGTGAAGCTGCGCGCGATCTCGGCGCACCTGTCGCAGTGGGAGGTCGACGGCCCCTACCTCGAATCGTTCGTGAAGTCGGAAGAGATCTTCTGGAGCGTTCCCGCGACACGTTGAACCGTCGCCAGGGCGCGGGACTTCAGCCCTCGGCGAGCTCCAGCAAAGCAGGGGCTCCGAGCGCCCTCAATGCCGGCACGGCTGCGACGACGTCGCCGACGATGAGGGTCGCGGGCGCCTCGATCCGCCGCTGATCCGCCAGGCGGGCGATCGCCGCCAGCGGGCCGCGGACGCTGCGCTGATCCGCCAGCGTCGCGTTGCCGACCAGCGCCGCGGGCCGCGATCCGCCGACGGCTCGGGCCAGCGTTTCGGCCACCTCGGCGAGGTTGGCGCGAGGCATCAGGACGATGAGCGTGTCGCAGGCGAGCGCGAGGTCGTGCAGCCGCCCGAGCGAGCCGCCTCCCTGCGCGGTCGTGATCGCGACCGAGGAGGCGACGCCGCGCATGGTGACCGGGATGCCCGCGGCGGCGGGCGCCGCCAGGGCGGCGGTGACGCCGGGCACGACGACGACCTCGATGCCCGCATCCACCAGGCCGGTGAGCTCCTCGCCACCTCGACCGAACACGAACGGGTCGCCGCCCTTCAGCCTGACGACGAAGTTGCCGGCCTGCGCGAGTTCGATCAGGCGCGCGGTGATCGCCTCCTGCCGCGGGCTCTTGCTCCCTCCACGCTTGCCCACGTCTTCGAGCTCTGCCTGCGGCCCGCGCAGGGCCAGCGTCTCGGGCGCGATGAGGGCGTCGTGCAGAACGAAGTCCGCGTCGGCGAGCAGCTCCCGGGCCTTGACGGTGATGAGCTCCGGATCGCCAGGCCCGGCGCCGACGAGCGCGACGCGCCCCGGGTGGCCCGCACCAGGCCGAGCCAGGGCCGCGGCGCGATCTCCGGCCTCATCGGTCCGGCCGTCGCGGAGCAGCTCGCGAACGTCCGACCTGATGAGGCGGCGATACGCCCGCGTCTGTTCGGCGATCGGCACGCCGCGCTCCCGCAGCTCGCGCCGGATTCGCCCGACGAGCGCGGTGAACGGCCCCCACTCGCGGCCGAGCCAGCGCTCGAGCCGAGCGCGCAGCGCCGACGCCAGGAACGGGCTCTCACCCGACGTGGAGATGGCGATCAGCAGCGGATCGCGGCGAACGATCGCCGGGGCGATGAAGCGGCACTGCGCCGGACGGTCGACGACGTTGATCAGGATGCCCGAGTCCTCCGCCTCCCGCCAGCTGCTCGCGTTGATCCCGGCGTCTTCGCTGGCGTCGACCACCAGCCGCGCGCCGGCGAGGTCGCCATGCCGGTAATCGCGCCGCACGGCCCGCACCCGGCCGCCGGCCGCGAGGGCCTCGAGCGTCGGGTTCAGCCGCGAAGCAACGACGGTGACGAGGGCGCCGGCCTCCAGCAGCGCCTCCGCCTTCTCCGCCGCGAACCCGCCACCGCCAAGGACGACGCACCGCTGGCGGGCCAGGTCCAGGAATACGGGGTAGTACCTCAAGCAGTCGCCTCTCGCTTGGTCGCTTCGCTCAGCACCCGCGCCACCTCGGGTCGTGTGAACTCCGGCGGTAGAGCCTCGCCCTCCGCCAGGAGCTTGCGCACCGCGGACCCGCTCAACGTTCGGTGCAGGTCCTTGGGATGCGGGCACGTCCGGTTCGAGGCCATGCCGCCGCAGACCGAGCAGTAAAAGGTGTGCTCGAAGCGCAGGATCTCGATCCCCAGCTCACCCGGTCCGTACTCGTCGAAGATCCGGTGCGCGGCATAGGTGTCGTAGTAGCTGCCGACGCCCGCGTGATCGCGCCCGACGATGAAGTGCGTGCAACCGTAGTTGCGCCGGACGATGGCGTGGAACACGGCCTCCTTCGGCCCCGCGTAACGCATCCAGGCGGGGTTGGTCGCAAGCACGGCCCGGTCCGCCGGGTAGTAGCCGTCGAGCAGCTCCTGGTAGCAGCGCATCCGGACCGACGCCGGGATGTCGTCGCTCTTGGTCTCACCCACGAGCGGGTGGAGGAGAAGCCCGTCGACGATCTCGAGCGCCACCTTCTGCAGGTACTCGTGGGCGCGGTGGACCGGGTTGCGCGTCTGGAAGCCGACCATTGTCCTCCACGCCCGCTGCGCTTTGACGGCGCGCACCTGGGCGGGGGTGAGGTCGAACTCCGGGAAGCCTGAGGTCGGTCGCGCGAGCGCGATCACCTCGCCGCTCAGCGCCCACCGGCCGGAGTCCTTGAGCACGCGCACACCGGGATGGGCTTCATCCTCGGTGCCGTACACCCCGAGCGCCTCGCGCGCGTGGTCGGTTGGATACGCATCGGCGAGGTTCAGGATTCCCACCGGTCTGTCACCGATGAACAGAGCCACCCGATCGGCTTTCGGCACCGAGGCGGCGCGCAAGAGGATCGGGATGGTGAACGGCAGGCCGCTCGCCAGCCGTCCGCTCGAAATCACCGCCTCGTAGTCCTCACGGCCCATGAACGAATCCACCGGGGCGAGCGCGCCGGCGGCGAGCATGAAGAGGTCGGAGAGCTCGCGCTGGCCGACCTCGAGCCGGGGCAATAGGCGCGCTTCCGCCCGAAGCGACTGGAGCTCCTCTCCTTCCGGCAGCCGCTCGGGCACCTGTCGCGGCAGGTGGCCGAGACGTTCCAGCGTGTCGATGACCTTGGCCACGGATTCCGCCAGCGTTTCGGTGGAGGTCTCGCAGACGACCTCGGCCTTCAGAGGTTCCTCGTACGGATCGCTGACGCCGGTGAAGTTGGCGATCTCGCCCGCGATCGCCTTGCGGTACAGGCCCTTGGTGTCGCGCTCGACCAGCGTGTCGAGCGGGCAGCGGACGAAGACCTCGACAAAACCAGGAGTCGCCTGGCGAACCTCGTCGCGAACCTCCCGGTAGGGCGAGATCGCGGCGGTGATCGCGACCCCGCCGTGGCGCGCGACCAGGCGGGCGACGTAGCCGATGCGCCGGATGTTGGTGTCTCGGTCTTCTTTGGAGAAGCCGAGGCCCTTGGAGAGATGGGTCCGCACCTCATCGCCGTCGAGCAGCTCCGCCCGCCGGCCCCGGCGCGCAAGCTCCGCCTGCAGCGCGTTCGCGATCGTCGACTTGCCGGCGCCCGACAGTCCCGTGAACCAGACAACGAATCCCTTGCTCAAGCTTCTCCTCCAAGCAGGCCCCAGCGCCGCCGGATGGCAACGTCCAGGCTCCCAAACAGGCTGTCGATGACAACGCCGATGACGAAGATCACGATCATCAAAGCCAGGAGCTGCTCGGCGTCGGCGAACTCCCGGGCGAACTGGATTTCCTGTCCGAGCGACGGCTGATGGCCGACGATCCCGATGATCTCCGCCGCCATCAGGCTCCGCCAGGCGAATGCCCAACCCTGCTTCAGGCCGCCGACGAACGACGGCAGAGCCGCGGGGAGGATCACGTGCCGGTACAGGCCGAGGCCGCGCGCGCCCATGACCCGGCCGACTCGTACCAAAAGCGGCTGCACATGATCCACGCCGCCAAGGAGTCCACCGGCGATGGCCGGAGCGGCGCCGAGGATGACGACGAACAGGATCGCGGTCTCGCTGAGCTGGAAGAGCAGGAACGCGAGCGGCAACCACGCGATGGACGGCATCGACTGCAGGCCGAGGATGGCGGAGCCCACCGCCTTGCGAAGGACGGCGATCCGCGCCACCAGGATGCCGACCGCGCTGCCGGCGGCCGCCGCGATCGCGTAGCCGACGAGCGCGCGCCGCAGCGTGCTCGCCACGCCGAGGTAGAAATCGAGGTGACTCAGGTCCTGATACAGGCGCTGGAACACCGGCCGCGGTCCGGGCAGCAGGTAGTCCGGCTGCCAGCCGGACCAGACGACCAGCTGCCACGCCGCCAGCGCCAGCGCGACGGCGGCCAACTTCGGCCACAGGCCCGACCACAACCGCACCAGGGAAGCCGGCCGCGGCAGCAGTGCCAATTCCACCGCATCCGGCGCCTGGAGCTTGCCCGCGAGATCAGCGGCCATCGACCGTCATCTCCTGCTTCAAGCGTTCGGTGATGCGGCCGGCGATGACGGCGAGGTCGGGCGAGTCCAGGCTCCGCGGCCGGGGCAGGTCGACCTGCACCTCGT of the bacterium genome contains:
- a CDS encoding molybdopterin oxidoreductase; amino-acid sequence: MRFPFAIGRIGFVPTVTRRDVLKVGVAGAGALVASGLGFDVALAESTKVKQSLRIAGARESHSICPYCAVGCSLVAYTRQQSDGSVQLLQIEGDPDSPVNEGRLCPKGATAMQLAISPRRVESPQYRAAGATGWKSVSWDFMLDRLAQNIKASRDATFVTTDGNGNTVNRCEGIAFAGGAAFSSEEGYFATKLMRGLGLVHLEQQARV
- a CDS encoding LLM class flavin-dependent oxidoreductase, with amino-acid sequence MLRVGVKLPATIGRPGEYLADVTALEAGGADTIWLHDTAVQPGAGSHVEPQLQPWVLAAAMAAVTRRVRLGIAFPSVAAWPPALFAATVIAFDQLSGNRLVLGFGLEESGGRLEEFLQVLKLLCSGSGERFDGRFYQLPSVRLARGARPEGPPILIASPHGPARDGLRSIANGIIQPGSPPEGLRADPGGGEVWVEIPIPPDREAWGKTLAAYETAGATGVIVSWEPRIVDLLRNTEPDDRTDLLVSTG
- a CDS encoding PIG-L family deacetylase gives rise to the protein MAGAAVRPRRRARFASALWAAALAAAVLVCAGSPGPGAGSGDLVAPRLDPVDVLVFAPHPDDEVIGAGGVIQQALAAGRRVRIVFATNGDGYPRAASALFRKDLMALRHDDYDRLGAARQREAVAADGALGLGPRSLVFLGYPDGVLADVYAGADGAPVKSPTTGRTSTYGPALTDFHTLSHGRPAPYTSAAALADVEQVLRESEPALVYVSDGADEHPDHRATYDLVRDAVAATGYTGELLTYLVHGGQEWPWPEGPTPGLPFEVHTTRGDGHPAGVAWPPSLRVPITAGENAVKLRAISAHLSQWEVDGPYLESFVKSEEIFWSVPATR
- the cobA gene encoding uroporphyrinogen-III C-methyltransferase, whose amino-acid sequence is MRYYPVFLDLARQRCVVLGGGGFAAEKAEALLEAGALVTVVASRLNPTLEALAAGGRVRAVRRDYRHGDLAGARLVVDASEDAGINASSWREAEDSGILINVVDRPAQCRFIAPAIVRRDPLLIAISTSGESPFLASALRARLERWLGREWGPFTALVGRIRRELRERGVPIAEQTRAYRRLIRSDVRELLRDGRTDEAGDRAAALARPGAGHPGRVALVGAGPGDPELITVKARELLADADFVLHDALIAPETLALRGPQAELEDVGKRGGSKSPRQEAITARLIELAQAGNFVVRLKGGDPFVFGRGGEELTGLVDAGIEVVVVPGVTAALAAPAAAGIPVTMRGVASSVAITTAQGGGSLGRLHDLALACDTLIVLMPRANLAEVAETLARAVGGSRPAALVGNATLADQRSVRGPLAAIARLADQRRIEAPATLIVGDVVAAVPALRALGAPALLELAEG
- the sat gene encoding sulfate adenylyltransferase, which gives rise to MSKGFVVWFTGLSGAGKSTIANALQAELARRGRRAELLDGDEVRTHLSKGLGFSKEDRDTNIRRIGYVARLVARHGGVAITAAISPYREVRDEVRQATPGFVEVFVRCPLDTLVERDTKGLYRKAIAGEIANFTGVSDPYEEPLKAEVVCETSTETLAESVAKVIDTLERLGHLPRQVPERLPEGEELQSLRAEARLLPRLEVGQRELSDLFMLAAGALAPVDSFMGREDYEAVISSGRLASGLPFTIPILLRAASVPKADRVALFIGDRPVGILNLADAYPTDHAREALGVYGTEDEAHPGVRVLKDSGRWALSGEVIALARPTSGFPEFDLTPAQVRAVKAQRAWRTMVGFQTRNPVHRAHEYLQKVALEIVDGLLLHPLVGETKSDDIPASVRMRCYQELLDGYYPADRAVLATNPAWMRYAGPKEAVFHAIVRRNYGCTHFIVGRDHAGVGSYYDTYAAHRIFDEYGPGELGIEILRFEHTFYCSVCGGMASNRTCPHPKDLHRTLSGSAVRKLLAEGEALPPEFTRPEVARVLSEATKREATA
- a CDS encoding ABC transporter permease subunit gives rise to the protein MAADLAGKLQAPDAVELALLPRPASLVRLWSGLWPKLAAVALALAAWQLVVWSGWQPDYLLPGPRPVFQRLYQDLSHLDFYLGVASTLRRALVGYAIAAAAGSAVGILVARIAVLRKAVGSAILGLQSMPSIAWLPLAFLLFQLSETAILFVVILGAAPAIAGGLLGGVDHVQPLLVRVGRVMGARGLGLYRHVILPAALPSFVGGLKQGWAFAWRSLMAAEIIGIVGHQPSLGQEIQFAREFADAEQLLALMIVIFVIGVVIDSLFGSLDVAIRRRWGLLGGEA